Proteins encoded together in one Lathyrus oleraceus cultivar Zhongwan6 chromosome 5, CAAS_Psat_ZW6_1.0, whole genome shotgun sequence window:
- the LOC127086984 gene encoding uncharacterized protein LOC127086984: MHYFESEDDDDNCDDSVKEMDTVALPVKRKLLVNRNPLHGSDKKSKVFPSPVYDDDDPISRRINNRPAMSTDKSFSFLKEKLVFVEKSFEECKRKRRVEEKRLKSIERDIVECDKELENKKNLGGSVRRINEIYDKMMGKIEGCVKDFVVKEAQLSLIEDLIRERKQELRVKEMELCQVMNNVSKEREFECQMKELLDDLMLKQKHFERRTMELEFKEKQHEGLVVKWELKEREFEGQMKELESEKRHFESRVDELKAKERQWKGQVKELESKEKLLDGRVKEFDSKENEFEGRGKEFESREDEFQGRVKELESEKKQLDGRVKEFDSKEDEFEGRVKELESEKKHFESRLKQLESKENQFKEQMKEFKEKEEELRGQVKVSKYAATSYMDDESSPPIDETSLQLVSCEQSDILANLRESSDPAKVVLDIIMNPILPLCDKKGVNAVIIDNRCIYLLELLMKISPNIKPCVREEAMRLAIDLKATIKENTENSLAVLGFLLVLSIYGLVTSFDQDEVSELFASVAQHRIAWELFRPLGFCK, encoded by the exons ATGCATT ATTTTGAATCTGAAGATGATGATGATAACTGTGATGATTCTGTTAAAGAGATGGATACTGTTGCATTGCCAGTTAAGAGAAAATTGTTAGTTAATCGCAATCCCTTGCACGGTTCGGATAAGAAATCCAAAGTGTTTCCATCACCGGTTTACGATGATGATGATCCTATTTCCCGGAGAATTAACAACAGGCCTGCTATGTCGACGGATAAATCGTTTTCGTTTTTGAAGGAAAAACTTGTGTTTGTAGAAAAGTCATTTGAGGAATGCAAAAGGAAGAGGAGAGTGGAAGAGAAGAGATTGAAGTCCATTGAGAGAGATATTGTAGAGTGTGACAAAGAGCTTGAAAATAAGAAGAACTTAGGTGGTAGTGTTCGAAGAATTAATGAAATTTATGACAAAATGATGGGGAAAATTGAAGGATGTGTTAAGGATTTTGTAGTAAAGGAGGCACAACTGTCTTTGATAGAGGACTTGATTCGAGAGCGGAAGCAAGAGCTTAGGGTAAAAGAGATGGAACTTTGTCAAGTTATGAATAACGTTTCGAAAGAGAGGGAATTTGAATGCCAGATGAAGGAGCTGTTGGATGATTTGATGTTAAAACAGAAGCATTTCGAAAGGCGAACCATGGAGCTTGAGTTTAAAGAGAAGCAACATGAAGGTCTAGTGGTGAAATGGGAATTAAAAGAGAGAGAATTTGAAGGCCAAATGAAGGAGCTTGAATCAGAAAAGAGGCATTTTGAAAGCCGAGTGGATGAACTCAAAGCAAAAGAAAGGCAGTGGAAAGGACAAGTTAAGGAACTTGAGTCTAAAGAGAAATTACTCGATGGCCGAGTGAAGGAGTTTGATTCGAAAGAGAATGAATTTGAAGGCCGAGGGAAGGAGTTTGAGTCAAGAGAAGATGAATTCCAAGGCCGAGTGAAAGAGCTGGAATCAGAGAAGAAGCAACTTGATGGCCGAGTAAAGGAGTTTGATTCAAAAGAGGATGAATTCGAGGGCCGAGTGAAGGAGCTGGAATCAGAGAAGAAGCATTTCGAGAGCCGACTGAAGCAGCTCGAATCAAAAGAAAATCAATTCAAAGAACAAATGAAGGAGTTCAAGGAAAAAGAGGAGGAGTTGAGAGGTCAAGTAAAGGTATCTAAATATGCAGCTACATCTTACATGGATGATGAATCAAGTCCTCCAATTGATGAAACAAGTTTGCAGTTGGTCTCCTGTGAGCAATCTGACATTCTAGCTAATCTGCGAGAATCATCGGATCCAGCGAAAGTGGTTTTGGATATAATAATGAACCCTATTCTTCCACTTTGTGACAAGAAAGGAGTCAATGCTGTGATTATTGATAATAGATGCATCTACCTGCTAGAACTACTGATGAAAATCTCACCAAATATCAAACCTTGTGTAAGAGAAGAAGCAATGAGGCTAGCAATTGATTTGAAAGCTACCATAAAAGAAAATACTGAAAACTCTTTGGCGGTTCTCGGTTTTCTACTGGTTTTGTCAATTTATGGATTGGTTACTTCTTTCGATCAAGACGAAGTTTCGGAGCTTTTTGCATCTGTTGCTCAGCACAGGATAGCTTGGGAGCTGTTTAGGCCCCTTGGGTTTTGCAAGTAA
- the LOC127086983 gene encoding nuclear matrix constituent protein 1 yields the protein MAVKGSDKLRFCGGGGGGGSGDGDGNLTFKWHNSGERNNTWHSGVRRQVSYDNSDSDSDNDDDDDVPLAERLTRMSNLGTRSSICDVPVQMSSNTTTMPVKRPFGNSNALQSSVKKSKVTTNGNPLSIRIKIPGKMADKSFSMLKKDLELVEKSFEECKTKRQVEEKRLLSIKRDIEECSNELVNLKKKNSCVERISESHKKMLGKIDECVKDFVAKEAQLCLMDDLIGERKRELKKKEKELHQVVDNFDKHREGKGQELKALSGKIAQCTMELKAKEKERDAMKKRIDEQSELLMSENKKLLKVMQFSQNNSRAQMKEFESTKKQFEEQVKELELKEKRCGEWAVELESKEKFFQGRVEKLKLKEKKCRERVVELESKEKLFEGRVKELEFKEKRLEGQAQEFVLKVERFHSQIKELESEKKHFDRCVKELESKERQFEGQAKRLELKEEELEGRVKALDSKEENFKGQVKDLESKENKLEARVNEFKSEKEQFEGRLKKLRFTEKLLEDQVKKFKGRVEEIESKEDEFKARMQELKRFISRMEDFKSEEKQFEGRGKELESIDKIFKVHANEFEPKEKHLDGPMKDLELKPNEFDGQHKQPELREKQCVAVIQPFEEETELGNRLSPTIDDRCLMLVPSEQTDEFESFDYGFNLRSLSDPSKIVLEIIQNPVIPKCKMGNSAVIIDDRDILLLKELMRIAPDVKPHTREKALKLALELKANMEENKENSKVVLGFLLLLSVYGLVPSFDEDEVLKLFGLVSQQNIAIVLFGAMGFAEKISDFVENLIARQQYVEAVRFSCAYNLGDNNQLVALLREHVQNAKLISESSCNEADSIEIKNKARDQEIASLRAVLQCIEDNNLESEDARNTINTIHGRILELMRHTGK from the exons ATGGCTGTTAAGGGTTCTGATAAGTTAAGGTtttgtggtggtggtggtggtggcgGCAGTGGTGATGGTGATGGGAACTTAACATTTAAATGGCACAACTCGGGCGAGAGAAATAATACATGGCATTCAGGAGTGAGGAGGCAAGTTTCTTATGATAAttctgattctgattctgataatgatgatgatgatgatgtaccttTGGCGGAAAGGTTAACCCGAATGTCGAATTTGGGAACACGGAGTAGTATCTGTGATGTTCCTGTTCAGATGAGTAGTAATACTACTACAATGCCGGTTAAGAGGCCATTTGGTAATAGCAATGCCTTGCAGAGTTCTGTTAAGAAATCGAAGGTGACAACAAATGGTAATCCTTTGTCGATAAGAATCAAAATTCCGGGAAAAATGGCTGATAAATCGTTTTCTATGCTGAAGAAAGATCTTGAGTTGGTAGAAAAATCATTTGAGGAATGCAAAACGAAGAGGCAGGTGGAAGAGAAGAGATTGCTGTCGATAAAGAGAGATATCGAGGAGTGTTCGAATGAGCTTGTaaatttgaaaaagaaaaatagtTGTGTGGAAAGAATTAGCGAATCTCATAAGAAAATGCTTGGGAAAATTGATGAATGTGTAAAGGATTTTGTAGCAAAAGAAGCACAGCTCTGTTTGATGGACGACTTGATTGGAGAGCGCAAGCGAGAGCtcaagaaaaaagaaaaagaactTCATCAAGTCGTGGATAACTTTGATAAGCACCGTGAAGGGAAGGGACAGGAACTCAAGGCTCTTTCCGGAAAAATTGCTCAATGTACTATGGAACTTAAGGCCAAAGAGAAAGAGCGTGATGCGATGAAAAAACGAATTGACGAACAATCAGAGCTTTTAATGTCAGAAAATAAGAAGTTACTAAAGGTAATGCAGTTTAGTCAAAATAATTCACGTGCTCAAATGAAGGAATTTGAATCAACCAAGAAGCAATTTGAAGAGCAGGTTAAGGAGCTTGAGTTAAAGGAGAAAAGGTGCGGAGAGTGGGCGGTGGAGCTTGAGTCAAAGGAGAAGTTCTTTCAAGGCCGTGTAGAGAAGCTCAAGTTAAAAGAGAAAAAGTGCCGAGAACGAGTGGTGGAGCTTGAGTCAAAGGAGAAACTCTTTGAAGGTCGTGTAAAAGAGCTCGAGTTTAAAGAGAAACGACTTGAAGGCCAAGCGCAAGAGTTTGTATTGAAGGTGGAGAGATTTCATAGCCAAATAAAGGAGCTTGAATCGGAAAAGAAGCATTTTGATCGTTGTGTAAAGGAGCTGGAATCAAAAGAGAGGCAATTTGAAGGACAAGCGAAGCGGCTAGAGTTAAAAGAGGAGGAGCTGGAAGGACGGGTGAAAGCGTTGGATTCAAAAGAGGAGAATTTTAAAGGCCAGGTTAAGGACCTTGAGTCAAAAGAAAACAAACTTGAAGCCCGGGTGAATGAGTTCAAATCAGAAAAAGAGCAATTCGAAGGGCGGTTGAAGAAGCTCCGGTTTACAGAAAAGTTGCTTGAAGACCAAGTGAAGAAATTTAAAGGCCGAGTAGAGGAAATTGAATCAAAAGAGGATGAGTTCAAAGCTCGAATGCAAGAGCTTAAGCGTTTTATAAGCCGAATGGAGGATTTCAAATCAGAAGAGAAACAATTTGAAGGACGAGGGAAAGAGCTTGAGTCAATAGATAAAATTTTCAAAGTGCATGCGAATGAATTCGAGCCAAAAGAGAAGCACCTTGATGGACCCATGAAGGATCTTGAGTTGAAGCCAAATGAATTTGACGGACAACATAAGCAGCCCGAGTTAAGAGAGAAACAATGCGTTGCAGTAATCCAACCATTTGAAGAAGAAACAGAATTGG GTAATCGGTTAAGTCCCACGATTGATGACAGATGTTTGATGTTGGTCCCAAGTGAGCAAACTGATGAATTTGAGTCATTTGATTACGGCTTTAATCTACGAAGTTTATCTGATCCGTCAAAAATTGTGTTGGAAATAATACAGAACCCCGTCATCCCAAAGTGTAAAATGGGAAACAGTGCTGTAATTATTGATGATAGAGACATTCTCCTGCTCAAAGAACTGATGAGAATCGCACCAGATGTTAAACCTCATACAAGAGAAAAAGCATTGAAGCTAGCACTTGAATTGAAAGCTAACATGgaagaaaataaagaaaattcCAAGGTGGTTTTGGGTTTTCTACTCCTTCTGTCGGTTTATGGACTGGTTCCTTCTTTCGATGAAGATGAAGTTTTAAAGCTTTTTGGACTTGTTTCTCAGCAAAATATAGCTATAGTGCTGTTTGGGGCCATGGGTTTCGCAGAGAAAATATCTG ATTTTGTTGAGAATCTTATCGCGAGACAACAATATGTAGAAGCTGTTAGATTCAGTTGTGCGTATAACTTGGGCGACAACAATCAACTAGTTGCTCTCTTGCGAGAACATGTGCAGAATGCAAAACTAATTTCTGAGAGCAGTTGCAATGAAGCCGACTCCATCGAGATTAAG AATAAAGCAAGAGACCAAGAAATCGCAAGTCTCAGAGCTGTTTTGCAGTGTATTGAAGACAACAACCTAGAATCCGAGGATGCACGTAACACGATTAACACGATTCACGGCCGTATTCTTGAGCTAATGAGACACACGGGCAAATAG
- the LOC127086981 gene encoding uncharacterized protein LOC127086981: protein MEFEASDELKICDADDDGNLHVKWLASCAKNTLCSDVNEPVSNEDFEIEDDNDDALLPRFTPISSLGTCSGKFDGSVKKRLFDNGDPVHISVKKSKVLLYDDRDEYEDEDEDEDGVPSLDGTKKLGKSIDKSFLSLKKELEFVEKSFEECKRKRREEEKRLESVKRDIEECSRELVNKKTQFSCVRRINEVHSKLQGKIEECVDDFVLKEIQLYLMECLIEEHKQELKTKETELQAKEIELRQVIDENRGRKKEELTALSQKIAECIVERETKEKELDAMKISIDEQAEILESERKKLLKVISVRKNSQVQTKEFESKKKRFEDEVKELESTEKQCKRRVEVLRSKEAHLEVRVNELESREKKLEGHVKQFESKVVELEGRMKVLESEKKHFENWGKELASKEKQVEGRAMELESKEMQVEEWMVEVVSKEEKFEGQVKELVSKQKHFEIRTEELDSKERQLESRLKEHESKEIDLEVQVKELESKKKHFERQVNEFESKENQFVGQLKEFESKKKEFEVNLNELVKELVSKQKHYDNRTKVLESKEKQLEDRVKEHESKERDFEDQMKALESKKKHFEIQVEELKSKETQLKGELQDEFEGQAKDLDSENKQFKSRVNALECKEKQFEKQMKALQLKEAEFERQVKEFQSKEKFEGQVNDLESKLNKFGGKLKEPELTKKQHEPLIKHFDKGKEPVASYMDNQLSPTMDGTSLHLDTNEKTDGVESLCNDILVHLQESSDPSRIVLNILQNPSVPRCREGDNDVIIDGSCICLLEQLMRISPNIKPRVREEALKLALDLKANMKGNTENSLVILGFLLILSIYGLLTSFNEHEVLELFAFVAHHKIAMKLFETLGFANKVYEFVENLIRRKQFVVAARFSCAYNVADKKQLVDMLLEHVQNAKLICEGSCEKTNSIEIKDKARDEEIASLETVLQCISDNKSLESEDLLDKIQNRILELKAHKGK from the exons ATGGAATTTGAGGCTTCTGATGAGCTGAAAATTTGTGATGCTGATGATGATGGAAACTTACATGTTAAATGGCTTGCATCATGTGCGAAAAATACGTTGTGTTCAGATGTGAATGAACCTGTTTCTAATGAAGATTTTGAAATTGAAGATGATAATGATGATGCTTTGTTGCCACGGTTTACTCCGATTTCGAGTTTGGGAACATGTAGTGGTAAATTTGATGGTTCTGTTAAGAAGAGGCTATTTGATAACGGTGATCCGGTGCATATTTCTGTTAAGAAATCAAAGGTGTTATTGTATGATGATCGTGACGAAtatgaagatgaagatgaagatgaagatggtgtTCCTTCGTTGGATGGAACTAAAAAGCTGGGAAAATCAATTGATAAATCATTTTTGTCATTGAAGAAAGAACTTGAGTTTGTTGAAAAATCATTTGAGGAATGTAAAAGGAAGAggagagaagaagagaagagATTGGAGTCTGTAAAGAGAGATATTGAGGAGTGTAGCAGAGAGCTTGTAAATAAGAAGACACAATTTAGTTGTGTTAGAAGAATTAACGAAGTTCACAGCAAACTGCAGGGGAAAATTGAAGAATGTGTCGATGATTTTGTACTAAAGGAAATACAGCTTTATTTGATGGAGTGCTTGATTGAAGAGCACAAGCAAGAGCTCAAGACGAAAGAGACGGAACTTCAAGCTAAAGAAATAGAACTTCGTCAAGTTATTGATGAGAACCGTGGACGGAAGAAAGAGGAACTCACGGCTCTTTCCCAAAAAATTGCTGAATGTATTGTGGAACGTGAGACGAAAGAGAAGGAGCTTGATGCAATGAAAATATCAATTGATGAACAAGCGGAAATATTAGAGTCTGAAAGGAAGAAGTTACTGAAGGTAATTTCAGTAAGGAAGAATAGCCAAGTTCAAACGAAGGAGTTTGAGTCAAAGAAGAAACGATTTGAAGACGAGGTTAAGGAACTTGAGTCAACAGAGAAGCAATGTAAAAGACGGGTGGAGGTGCTTCGGTCAAAGGAGGCGCACTTAGAAGTACGAGTAAATGAGTTAGAATCAAGAGAGAAGAAGCTTGAAGGACATGTGAAGCAGTTTGAATCTAAGGTTGTGGAACTTGAAGGTCGAATGAAGGTGCTTGAATCGGAAAAGAAGCATTTTGAAAACTGGGGGAAGGAACTTGCATCGAAAGAGAAGCAAGTTGAAGGAAGAGCAATGGAGCTAGAGTCAAAAGAGATGCAAGTTGAAGAGTGGATGGTAGAGGTTGTATCTAAGGAAGAGAAATTTGAAGGCCAAGTGAAGGAGTTGGTATCAAAACAGAAGCATTTTGAAATCCGAACAGAGGAGCTTGACTCGAAAGAGAGGCAACTTGAAAGCCGATTGAAGGAGCATGAATCAAAAGAGATTGACCTTGAAGTCCAAGTTAAGGAATTGGAATCTAAAAAGAAGCATTTTGAAAGACAAGTCAATGAGTTTGAGTCAAAAGAGAACCAATTTGTAGGACAATTGAAGGAGTTTGAATCCAAAAAGAAGGAATTTGAAGTCAACCTGAATGAGTTGGTAAAGGAACTGGTATCAAAACAGAAGCATTATGATAATCGAACGAAGGTGCTTGAATCTAAAGAGAAGCAACTCGAAGACCGAGTAAAAGAACATGAATCAAAAGAGAGGGACTTTGAGGACCAGATGAAGGCGTTGGAATCCAAAAAGAAGCATTTTGAAATCCAAGTGGAGGAGCTTAAATCAAAAGAGACACAATTGAAAGGAGAACTTCAGGATGAATTTGAAGGACAAGCGAAAGACTTGGATTCAGAAAATAAGCAATTTAAGAGCCGGGTGAATGCGCTTGAATGCAAAGAAAAGCAATTCGAAAAACAAATGAAGGCACTTCAATTAAAAGAGGCAGAATTTGAAAGGCAAGTCAAGGAATTTCAATCAAAGGAGAAATTTGAAGGACAAGTCAATGATCTTGAGTCAAAGCTAAATAAATTTGGTGGAAAACTTAAGGAGCCTGAGCTGACAAAGAAACAACATGAACCGTTGATAAAACATTTTGATAAGGGAAAAGAACCTG TTGCGTCTTACATGGATAATCAATTAAGTCCTACTATGGATGGAACAAGCTTGCATTTGGACACAAATGAGAAAACTGATGGAGTTGAGTCACTCTGCAATGACATTTTAGTTCACCTGCAAGAGTCATCAGATCCGTCAAGAATTGTTTTGAATATATTACAGAACCCTAGTGTTCCACGGTGTAGAGAGGGAGATAATGATGTAATTATTGATGGTAGCTGCATCTGTCTGCTAGAGCAATTGATGAGAATCTCACCAAATATTAAACCTCGTGTAAGAGAAGAAGCATTGAAGCTAGCACTTGATTTGAAAGCTAACATGAAAGGAAATACTGAAAATTCTTTGGTGATTCTTGGTTTTCTACTGATTTTGTCAATTTATGGATTGCTTACTTCTTTCAATGAACATGAAGTTTTGGAGCTTTTTGCATTTGTTGCTCATCACAAGATAGCTATGAAGCTGTTTGAGACTCTGGGTTTTGCAAATAAAGTTTATG AATTTGTTGAAAATCTTATCAGGAGGAAGCAATTTGTTGTGGCTGCTAGATTCAGTTGTGCATATAACGTGGCTGACAAGAAACAGTTAGTTGATATGTTGCTAGAGCACGTCCAGAATGCCAAACTGATTTGCGAGGGCAGTTGTGAGAAAACCAACTCCATTGAAATCAAG GACAAGGCCAGAGATGAAGAAATTGCTAGTCTGGAAACTGTT